A single region of the Mannheimia bovis genome encodes:
- the tal gene encoding transaldolase encodes MSQLDELRKVTVVVADTGDIEAMKLYKPEDATTNPSLILSASALPQYAPLIEDAIAYAKTQSSDKDQQLVDAEDKLAVNIGLEILKLVPGRISTEVDARFSYDTEKTISKARKLIALYNDAGISNDRILIKIASTWQGIKAAEQLEKEGINCNLTLLFSQAQARACAEAGVYLISPFVGRILDWYKANEGKEYAPAEDPGVISVTNIYNYYKQHGYNTIVMGASFRNVGEIIELAGCDRLTISPSLLKELQESDEKLVRKLDYKGEIKPRPEKITEAEFYWEHNQDPMAVEKLAEGIRKFAIDQEKLEAMLAEKL; translated from the coding sequence ATGAGCCAATTAGATGAATTGCGTAAAGTAACCGTTGTTGTTGCAGATACAGGTGATATTGAGGCAATGAAACTTTATAAACCTGAAGATGCAACGACAAACCCATCTTTAATTTTAAGTGCTTCTGCATTACCGCAATACGCTCCATTAATTGAAGATGCTATTGCTTATGCAAAAACACAAAGTAGTGATAAAGATCAACAATTAGTTGATGCAGAAGATAAATTAGCAGTAAATATCGGCTTAGAAATTTTAAAACTTGTTCCTGGTCGTATTTCTACCGAGGTGGATGCTCGTTTCTCTTACGATACAGAAAAGACAATTTCAAAAGCACGCAAATTAATTGCATTATATAACGATGCAGGTATCAGTAATGATCGTATCTTGATTAAAATTGCTTCTACTTGGCAAGGCATCAAAGCGGCAGAGCAGTTAGAAAAAGAAGGAATTAACTGTAACTTAACATTATTATTCTCTCAAGCTCAGGCTCGTGCTTGTGCAGAAGCGGGAGTTTACTTAATTTCTCCATTCGTTGGTCGTATTCTAGACTGGTATAAAGCGAATGAGGGCAAAGAATATGCCCCAGCTGAAGACCCAGGTGTCATTTCAGTAACCAATATATACAATTACTATAAACAACACGGTTATAACACTATTGTAATGGGAGCAAGTTTCCGTAATGTAGGCGAAATTATTGAGCTAGCTGGTTGCGATCGTTTAACTATCTCACCTTCTTTATTAAAAGAGTTACAAGAAAGCGATGAAAAATTAGTTCGCAAATTAGATTACAAAGGCGAAATCAAGCCTCGTCCAGAAAAAATAACTGAAGCAGAATTCTATTGGGAACATAACCAAGATCCAATGGCGGTTGAGAAATTAGCGGAAGGTATCCGTAAATTTGCTATCGACCAAGAGAAATTAGAAGCAATGCTTGCTGAAAAACTATAA
- the trmL gene encoding tRNA (uridine(34)/cytosine(34)/5-carboxymethylaminomethyluridine(34)-2'-O)-methyltransferase TrmL, with amino-acid sequence MLDIVLYEPEIPQNSGNIIRLCANCGFRLHMIEPFGFAWDDKKLRRSGLDYHEFVNIQKYKNFEDFLERAKPKRLFALTTRGEQNHSDVKYELGDFLMFGPESRGIPKPLLAEMPMSQKIRIPMCQDSRSMNLSNSVAVVVYEAWRQFGYQNAVSAQSI; translated from the coding sequence ATGTTAGATATTGTTTTATACGAACCGGAAATTCCGCAAAACAGCGGCAATATTATCCGCCTTTGTGCAAATTGCGGGTTCCGTTTACATATGATTGAGCCGTTTGGCTTTGCTTGGGACGACAAAAAACTCCGCCGTTCGGGCTTGGACTACCACGAATTTGTGAATATCCAAAAATACAAAAATTTTGAGGATTTTTTAGAGCGAGCCAAGCCGAAACGCTTATTTGCCTTAACCACGCGTGGCGAGCAAAATCACAGTGATGTGAAATATGAATTGGGCGATTTTTTAATGTTTGGTCCGGAAAGTAGAGGGATTCCAAAACCGCTGTTAGCAGAAATGCCGATGTCGCAAAAAATCCGTATTCCAATGTGCCAAGACAGCCGCAGTATGAATTTATCCAATTCTGTGGCGGTGGTGGTGTATGAGGCGTGGCGGCAGTTTGGCTACCAAAATGCGGTTTCGGCTCAGTCTATTTAA
- the rlmKL gene encoding bifunctional 23S rRNA (guanine(2069)-N(7))-methyltransferase RlmK/23S rRNA (guanine(2445)-N(2))-methyltransferase RlmL yields the protein MTNQTTYFATAARGFEEMLKTELEQICNAECKVAQGGVHFTTSQKGAYQALLHSRLASRILLPLISTKIFSDSDLYASIIAFNWAELFDPRDTFYIDFNGTNREIRNTQFGAMRVKDGIVDYFERKGFARPTVDKENPDVRIHVYLDRENLVVSLDLSGDALHIRGYREDTGKAPLRETLAAAIILRSGWQKGTPLVDPMCGSGTLLIEAAQMAANIAPQLHRKYWGFNAWKGHQQAIWKEVLDEAFSQKNDDIQPLFFGFDLDHRVLAKAKQNAKNAGVDHLIQWQQGDIAALKNPMPEQIGTVVCNPPYGERLGTTPALIALYSVFGQRLKQQFAGWNASIFSGEPELLNCLRLRSARQFKAKNGPLDCVQKNYLISENNKRSDLTENLQFEQNAQVAPDFANRLAKNIKKVEKWAKQQGIDAYRLYDADLPEYNLAVDRYGDHIVVQEYQAPKNIDEQKARQRLLDAVSATLSVTGVETNKLVLKVRQKQKGTNQYEKLANKGDYFFVNEYGAKLWVNLTDYLDTGLFLDHRLTRKMVGEMAKGKTFLNLFAYTGSATVHAALNGAKSTTTVDMSNTYLNWAEQNLELNNLSLRNNRLFQADCLQWLAECRERFELIFVDPPTFSNSKRMENSWDVQRDHIELMKQLKRILTTDGTIVFSNNKRGFKMDFDGLAELGLQAENISHKTLSLDFERNPQIHNCWIVKHL from the coding sequence ATGACAAATCAAACTACTTATTTCGCCACCGCAGCCCGAGGTTTTGAGGAAATGCTTAAAACCGAACTTGAGCAGATCTGCAATGCAGAATGTAAAGTCGCACAAGGCGGCGTGCATTTCACCACCAGCCAAAAAGGGGCATATCAGGCACTTTTACACAGCCGTTTAGCCTCTCGCATTTTATTGCCTTTAATCAGCACTAAAATTTTTAGCGATAGCGATTTATACGCCTCCATTATCGCCTTTAATTGGGCTGAACTTTTTGACCCGAGAGATACGTTCTATATTGATTTCAACGGTACAAACCGAGAGATCCGCAACACCCAATTTGGGGCGATGCGAGTGAAAGACGGCATTGTCGATTATTTTGAGCGTAAAGGTTTCGCCCGCCCGACGGTCGATAAAGAGAACCCCGATGTGCGAATTCACGTCTATTTAGATCGTGAAAATCTGGTGGTTTCGCTGGATTTAAGTGGTGATGCGTTACACATTCGAGGTTATCGTGAAGATACCGGTAAAGCCCCTTTGCGTGAAACCTTGGCGGCGGCGATTATTCTACGTTCCGGTTGGCAAAAAGGCACACCGTTGGTCGATCCGATGTGCGGTTCCGGCACGCTGTTAATTGAAGCGGCACAAATGGCCGCCAATATTGCTCCGCAACTTCATCGTAAATATTGGGGATTTAATGCGTGGAAAGGGCATCAACAAGCTATTTGGAAAGAGGTGTTAGACGAAGCATTTTCGCAAAAAAATGATGACATTCAACCGCTTTTCTTCGGCTTTGACCTCGATCATAGAGTGCTCGCTAAAGCCAAACAGAATGCAAAAAATGCCGGGGTGGATCATTTAATTCAATGGCAACAGGGCGATATCGCTGCATTGAAAAATCCAATGCCTGAGCAGATCGGCACTGTGGTGTGTAACCCACCATACGGTGAGCGTTTAGGCACAACACCGGCGTTAATCGCCCTTTATTCCGTATTCGGGCAACGCTTAAAACAACAATTTGCCGGCTGGAATGCCTCCATTTTTAGTGGCGAGCCAGAGTTGTTAAACTGTCTGCGTTTACGTTCGGCTCGCCAATTTAAAGCGAAAAACGGTCCGTTAGATTGTGTGCAGAAAAATTATCTGATTAGCGAAAATAACAAGCGGTCAGATTTAACCGAAAATTTGCAATTTGAGCAAAATGCCCAAGTAGCACCTGATTTCGCCAACCGTTTAGCGAAAAACATCAAAAAAGTAGAAAAATGGGCGAAGCAACAGGGTATTGATGCGTACCGTTTATACGATGCTGACTTGCCGGAATATAATTTGGCGGTGGATAGATATGGCGATCATATCGTTGTGCAAGAATACCAAGCACCGAAAAATATTGACGAACAAAAGGCTCGTCAACGCTTGTTGGATGCCGTTTCTGCCACACTTTCGGTAACAGGTGTGGAAACCAATAAATTAGTCCTCAAAGTTCGCCAAAAGCAAAAAGGCACGAACCAATACGAAAAATTAGCGAATAAAGGCGACTATTTCTTCGTCAATGAATATGGGGCGAAACTGTGGGTAAATTTAACCGATTACTTGGATACCGGCTTGTTCTTAGATCACCGCTTAACCCGTAAAATGGTCGGTGAAATGGCGAAAGGTAAAACCTTCCTTAATCTCTTTGCTTACACAGGTTCGGCAACAGTTCACGCTGCATTGAATGGGGCGAAATCGACCACTACGGTGGATATGTCTAACACCTATTTGAACTGGGCTGAACAGAATTTAGAGCTGAACAATTTATCGCTTCGCAACAATCGTTTATTCCAAGCGGATTGCTTGCAATGGCTTGCTGAATGCCGTGAGCGTTTTGAGCTGATTTTCGTTGATCCGCCAACCTTCTCAAATTCAAAAAGAATGGAAAACAGTTGGGACGTTCAGCGGGATCATATTGAGCTAATGAAACAGCTTAAACGCATTTTAACTACAGACGGCACTATTGTTTTCTCCAATAACAAACGTGGTTTTAAAATGGATTTTGATGGCTTAGCAGAGCTGGGGTTACAAGCGGAAAATATTTCCCACAAAACGCTATCGCTTGATTTTGAGCGTAATCCGCAGATTCATAATTGTTGGATTGTGAAACATTTATAG
- the nagB gene encoding glucosamine-6-phosphate deaminase — translation MRLIPLETAQDVSVWAARYIVDRINAFKPTKEKPFVLGLPTGGTPEKTYKELVKLYQAGEVSFKNVVTFNMDEYVGLPKEHPESYHSFMFKHFFDHVDVPLENINILNGMAEDVDAECARYEEKIRSYGKIHLFMGGVGVDGHIAFNEPASSLSSRTRIKTLTEDTRIANSRFFDNDVSQVPKFALTVGVGTLLDAEEVMILVTGHNKALALQACVEGAVNHLWTISCLQLHRRGIVVCDEPATQELKVKTVKYFKELEKNVAR, via the coding sequence ATGCGTTTAATTCCGTTAGAAACTGCTCAAGATGTGAGTGTTTGGGCTGCTCGCTATATTGTTGATCGTATTAATGCATTCAAACCGACTAAAGAGAAACCGTTTGTGCTTGGCTTACCGACAGGCGGCACCCCTGAAAAAACCTATAAAGAATTAGTTAAACTCTACCAAGCAGGGGAAGTCAGCTTTAAAAATGTGGTTACTTTTAATATGGATGAATATGTTGGCTTACCTAAGGAACATCCTGAAAGCTACCATAGTTTTATGTTCAAACATTTCTTTGACCACGTTGATGTGCCACTTGAAAACATTAATATTCTAAACGGTATGGCGGAAGATGTGGACGCAGAATGTGCACGTTATGAAGAGAAAATTCGCTCTTACGGCAAAATCCACCTCTTTATGGGCGGCGTGGGCGTTGATGGACATATTGCATTCAACGAGCCTGCCTCTTCGCTCTCTTCTCGCACTCGCATCAAAACATTAACGGAAGATACCCGCATTGCAAATTCCCGTTTCTTTGATAATGATGTCAGTCAAGTGCCGAAATTTGCCTTAACTGTAGGCGTGGGGACACTGCTTGATGCGGAAGAGGTGATGATTTTAGTTACAGGTCATAATAAAGCATTAGCTTTACAGGCGTGTGTGGAAGGTGCGGTAAATCACCTTTGGACCATCAGTTGCTTGCAATTACACCGCCGTGGTATTGTGGTATGTGATGAACCGGCAACGCAAGAATTGAAAGTAAAAACAGTTAAATATTTCAAAGAGTTAGAGAAAAATGTAGCACGTTAG
- a CDS encoding DUF2322 family protein, with translation MQFKDYLATFPTIEHLSGLDVINSGEVMQHIPAIEGKLGSLRLYYALYEKFDGKLDANTAKQGLEWFAEHTEDAKANVGKHPNIDLLFKVIDNDLSLILKPLHK, from the coding sequence ATGCAATTCAAAGATTATTTAGCGACTTTTCCGACCATCGAGCATCTTTCAGGTTTAGATGTGATTAATAGTGGTGAGGTAATGCAACATATTCCGGCAATTGAAGGCAAATTAGGCTCACTAAGACTCTACTATGCACTTTACGAGAAATTTGATGGAAAATTAGATGCCAATACAGCAAAACAAGGACTTGAATGGTTTGCAGAGCATACTGAAGATGCTAAAGCTAATGTAGGAAAACACCCAAACATTGATTTATTATTCAAGGTAATTGATAATGACTTATCATTGATTTTAAAGCCTTTACATAAATAA
- the nagA gene encoding N-acetylglucosamine-6-phosphate deacetylase gives MNHYALTNCVIYTGEEVLYQHALVVKDDKIESIILEENLPQALEKVDLNGANLSAGFIDLQLNGCGGVMFNEDISIRTLEIMQETNLRSGTTSYLPTFITSPDEGMKEAVVVMREYLAKHKNQALGLHFEGPYLSVAKKGVHRPEFIREISPEMLDFLCANGDVITKVTIAAENSTADHIKRFNDAGIIVSIGHSNATFTQTKQRIAEGAAFATHLHNAMSPVSNGREGGVVGAVLDSDIYAGIICDGLHVEWGNIRIAKKAKGDKLVIVSDAVAAAGSDIESFIFVGKKVTVKDGKCFDEFGALGGAAITMIESIRNVVLHCDISLNEAIRMSTLYPARAIGIEDKLGSLSVGKIANLAIFDNQFNVKATAVNGQLHWN, from the coding sequence ATGAACCATTATGCCTTAACAAATTGTGTGATTTACACAGGCGAAGAAGTGTTGTACCAACACGCATTAGTGGTAAAAGACGACAAAATCGAATCTATCATTCTTGAAGAAAATTTACCGCAAGCCCTCGAAAAAGTGGATTTGAACGGGGCGAATTTATCGGCAGGTTTTATTGATTTACAGCTCAACGGCTGCGGAGGGGTAATGTTTAATGAAGACATCAGCATCCGCACCCTTGAAATTATGCAAGAAACTAACTTGCGTTCAGGTACCACCAGCTATTTACCGACTTTTATTACTTCGCCTGATGAGGGAATGAAAGAGGCGGTGGTGGTCATGCGTGAATACCTCGCCAAACATAAAAACCAAGCATTGGGGCTACATTTTGAAGGCCCTTATTTAAGCGTGGCGAAAAAAGGCGTTCACCGCCCGGAATTTATCCGTGAAATCAGCCCGGAAATGTTAGATTTCTTATGTGCCAATGGCGATGTAATCACCAAAGTCACGATTGCAGCAGAAAACTCAACCGCAGATCACATCAAGCGTTTTAACGATGCAGGCATAATTGTCTCTATCGGTCACTCGAATGCGACTTTCACCCAAACTAAACAGCGAATTGCTGAAGGGGCAGCTTTTGCTACTCACTTACACAATGCGATGTCGCCGGTGAGTAACGGACGCGAAGGTGGGGTAGTAGGTGCAGTGTTAGACAGTGATATTTACGCTGGCATTATCTGCGACGGTTTGCACGTTGAATGGGGCAATATCCGCATTGCGAAAAAAGCCAAAGGCGATAAATTAGTGATCGTAAGCGATGCGGTGGCTGCTGCAGGTAGTGACATTGAATCTTTTATCTTTGTCGGCAAGAAAGTCACCGTAAAAGACGGCAAATGCTTTGATGAATTTGGAGCCTTAGGCGGTGCGGCGATCACGATGATCGAATCGATCCGCAATGTAGTGTTACATTGCGATATCAGCCTGAATGAAGCCATTCGTATGAGTACCCTCTACCCGGCAAGAGCGATTGGGATTGAGGATAAACTTGGTTCACTCTCAGTAGGCAAAATTGCCAACTTAGCGATTTTTGATAACCAATTCAATGTGAAAGCAACTGCCGTAAACGGGCAATTACATTGGAATTAA